In the Phenylobacterium soli genome, GGTGGTCCCGCGCTGGATGGCGAGCACGTCCATGACCTCGGTGGGTTTGGGGATGCGCGCCCCGGTGAAGACCTGCGACGGCGTCTCCACCGCAAGGCAGCCGCCGCAGTCCTTGGAGATGGCCGCGAACTCGGCGGCGACCCAGCGGCGGGCCGCACCGATGCCGCGGGTGGACGAGGCGGTGTCGGAGAGGGTGTGGCGGGTGCCGAAGCCGACGAGCCGGGCGTCCGTCGCCCGCTCGCGCTCGGGCGAGACCTGAGCCGCCAGCTCGCGCAGCAGCGGCTGCTCGCCGCCAATGGGCTGGGCGGTGGCGGGCAAGGCGAGGGCGGCGGCGAGAACGACGACGGAGACGGTCAGGAGGGGGCGCACGGCGAAGCTCCGGTACAGCGGCCGGCGACCTTCGCGCCCTGCGTGTTGAATGGCAATCGCCGCAAGCGCCCGCGGTGCCTAGAACGCCCCGAAAAGGGCCTGGCTGAACCAGCCGGCGGCGAAGCTGGCCAGGGCCATGACGCTGAACATGGCCATCGCCGGCATGAAGCTGTCGTCCGAACTCAAGGGCTTCTCCTCTCAGGTCCGACGCTCAAGAAGACGAGCCGGACGTGAAGGTTCCCTTCCAGCGACGCAGGCGGTTAGGCGCGGCGGGCGAGCCGCGCCTCCAGCGGCGGATCGCGGCGATAGATGTCGGGCCGCCGGTCGAGATCGTCGCCGTTGGGAAGGGCGGTGAAATAGACGATGTAGACCGGCACGGGGGCCGCCAGGTCGATGCGGGTCTCCGGCGCGCCCGGCTGGGAAAGCTCGCCGGCCCGCTCGGACAGCAGCCAGCGCGCCAGGCGCGGGGCGTCGGAGAGGCGCACGCAGCCGGCGCTCTCGGTGCGGCGGCTCTGGGCGAAGTACTGCCGGAGCGGGCTGTCGTGGAGATAGACCCCGACGCTGTTGGGGAAGATGAACTTCACCTGCCCCATCATGTTGTGCGGTCCCGGCCGCTGGCGCACGCGCAGCACCGTGCGGCCGCCGGCGACGGCGCGCCAGTCGACCTCCTGCGGGGTGAGAAGGCGGGCGTTCGGCGTCCAGTCGGAGAGGATCTCCATGTCCTGGGCTTCGAGCCAGGCGGGGCCGAGGCGCAGGACCTTCGGCGCGATGGAGTTGGCCACCAGGTCCGGCGGCACGTTCCAGTAGGGCCGGGCGACGGCGTAGCGGACGAGGCCGGCCATCATCGGCGTCGGCTCGGAGGGCTTGCCGACCACCACCTTCATGGAGTCGACCGCCTGGCCGTCCTGGTAGAGCCAGAGCGTCTGGGCGGCGGCGTCCACGAGGATGTAGCGCTGGCCAAGATCCGGCGGCAGCAGGCGGGCGCGTTCGAGATTGGTGCGGATCAGGCGCTCGGCAGCAGCGGCCTCCTCGCCGGCCTCCTTGGCCTTCCAGGCGGCCAGGGCGTCGCGCAATTGGCGGTAGATAGGGTTCATCCGCGACAGGCGCGCCACCCCGTCGGCCGGATGGGGCCAGGTGGCGAGGGCCTTGAGCACGCCGAGACGATCCGGCGTCGGCGGCGCCAGGGCCGGGTCGGCGTAGATCATCGTCGCGCCCGGCGCCGGCGCATGGAGATCCGAAAGGTAGCCGGCGGCGGCCCGGGAAAGGGCGATCTCCGCCCGCGCCAGGTCCGAGGGCTGCTGGCTGGAGGCCTGGGCGAGCACCTCGCCGAGACCTGGGGCGCCATATCGGTCAGGGTCGAGCCCATCGGCCGCCGCGCCGGAGACGGCCTGGACCACCGCCTGGGCGTCGTCGCGCAAGCCCCAGCCG is a window encoding:
- a CDS encoding L,D-transpeptidase scaffold domain-containing protein encodes the protein MPLSARVAPLPGGAAQAERLGPVGGALRAQLAQAEPELQAFYRARGWRPLWIRGWGLRDDAQAVVQAVSGAAADGLDPDRYGAPGLGEVLAQASSQQPSDLARAEIALSRAAAGYLSDLHAPAPGATMIYADPALAPPTPDRLGVLKALATWPHPADGVARLSRMNPIYRQLRDALAAWKAKEAGEEAAAAERLIRTNLERARLLPPDLGQRYILVDAAAQTLWLYQDGQAVDSMKVVVGKPSEPTPMMAGLVRYAVARPYWNVPPDLVANSIAPKVLRLGPAWLEAQDMEILSDWTPNARLLTPQEVDWRAVAGGRTVLRVRQRPGPHNMMGQVKFIFPNSVGVYLHDSPLRQYFAQSRRTESAGCVRLSDAPRLARWLLSERAGELSQPGAPETRIDLAAPVPVYIVYFTALPNGDDLDRRPDIYRRDPPLEARLARRA